The Pseudomonadota bacterium genome segment AGGAAGTTTATGTCGCAGGGTGTCATGATTCGCAGCATGACAGGCTTCAGATTCCCGAACTGGATACGCGTCAGCATCGGAAAACACGAAGCCATGGAAGCCTTTGTTACAGCCCTGAAACATATCCTTTCATAAGGTTGACACTATGACAAATAAGCAGGAATATCTTCAGATCGGCAAAACAACACCGAGAGCAGATGCCTTCACCAAGGTAACGGGGAAGGAAAAATATGCAGCCGACTACTACGGAGAAACATTCCTCTGGGCCGGTGTAAAAAGAGCCGGTGTTCCCCATGCAGTGCTGAAAAGCATCAATACTCAAAAGGCTCAAAACATCCCCGGCGTGGCTGCAGTCCTGACCTACAGGGATATCCCCGGCATAAATAGAATCGGGATAATCCGTAAAGACCAGCCTGTTCTTGCAGATATAAAAATATGCCATTGCGGCGAACCCTTAGCGCTTGTGCTTGCAGAAAACAAAGATGTCCTGATGCAGGCTATTCAGGACATCTCTTTTGACTATGAGTTACTGCCTGGAATATTTGACGCAGAGGAAGCTCTTGGCGGCAAGGCTCCCAGGGTACATGAAGACAACTCTGAAGGAAATTTAATAAAGGCTGTATCAGTGGAAACCGGGCTAGGGGCCGACGCCATAAAGGGGTGCGACGCAACAGTTGAAGGTATCTTCAATATGCCAATTCAGGAACATGCCTATCTGGAGACGGAGGCAGGCTGGGCATATCAGGGGGCTGACGGAGGAATCGTCATTGTCGCCTCAACTCAGACACCTTTCCGCGATCGTTTTGAAATTGCACCTGTTCTCGGCATTGATATGGAAAAGATTAGGGTCATAGCGCCTTATCTCGGCGGCGCCTTTGGCGGAAAGGACGGCATTACCGTACAATGTCTTCTGGGTCTTGCCATACTCCATTCACAGGGCAGGCCGGTAAAAATGTGGTGGAGTCGTGAAGAAAGCTTTCTGGCAGGCGTAAAACGCCTTTCAGCAAGGATGCATTACAGACTTGGCGCAAATTTTGCCGGTGAACTCCAGGCCCTTGAGTGCAGGCTTTATTACAACGGCGGTGCCTATGCCTCTCTCGGAGGTGAGATTATGACCCTCGGAGCAGAGCATGCAGGTTCAGCTTACCGCATACCCAATGTAAGCATTAAAGGCTGGTGCGTATATACAAATAATCCTGTCGGCGGACCTTTCCGAGGATTCGGTGTACCTCAGGTAACAGCGGCTATGGAACAGATGATGGACATACTTGCCGGAAAACTCAATATGGACCCTCTTGCGCTGCGCCTTAAAAATGTTGTGGCAAGGGGAGAAAGAAATTGTCTTGGCGTTACCCTTACCCATTCTGTGGGTGCGGCACAGTGTCTCGAAACCATACGACATCATCCTCTATGGAAGGATAAGCATCAATGGAAGAAAGACGCCGGGCCTCATAAAATAAGAGGGGTGGGTATTGCCTGTATGGGCCATGCCATGGGTTATCCGCCGGTTGTACCGGATCAGGCAACCGCGAAGATTGAGATTACCGACAACGGCAAGATAAGGGTCTATGCAGGTGTCGCAGACATGGGGCAGGGTAACGCAAGCACCTATGTACAGATTGCAGGTCACATCCTGAGACAGGACCCGTCCGTGATGGAACTGGTTCTGCCGGATACAGCCCGTACATTACCCTCGGGCTCCTCATCGGCAAGCCGCACCACCTATACATACGGCAATGCTCTTGTAGGAGCGGCACACACCTTAAAAAAACACATATCCCGACAGGCGTCAGCCCTGATTGAGGGGTCTACGGCAGATGAATTTATGCTTGAACCCGGGTGCATAATCCACATTCCATCAGAAAGAAGTATCCCTCTCATCGATATAGCCCGTCTTTTAGATGATTCGGAACGGGTTTGTACGGATTCTTTCAGGATGCCCGTTGCTCAGGAAAAACTCGACATCATATATATGGGTCCTCATTTAATATATTCCTACGGAGCCCATCTCGCATACGTGGAAATTGATACATTGACAGGCAGCATTGAAGTTAAAACATATCTTGCCGCCACAGATGCAGGCAAGGTGCTTAATCCCCAGGCATATGAGCAACAGATTCAGGGCGCCATTGCCCAGGGCATAGGCTACGCGCTGACTGAGGCTTTTCAAATCCGGGACGGCCTGATTATGACTGAAAATCTTGCAACATACACCATCCCAACATCAATGGATGTACCTGAAATTATATCCATCCCTGTGGAAATAGAAGAAGAATCAGGGCCTTTCGGCATGAAAGGGGTTGGCGAGATAGCTATGAGCGGCCCTGTACCTGTCATAGCAAATGCCATAGCGGACGGATGCGGGATAAGGATCTTCAGCGCACCCTTCACAGGTGAAAAGATCCTGACCATGCTGATTGATAATAAAAACAACAGGTGCTCCCATTGAAGATATCTTTTATCCTCAACAATCAAAATATTGCAATTGAGGCAGACCCGCGGACAAGGGTAATAGATATTCTGCGTGAAGACGTGCATATGACAGGCACAAAAGAGGGATGCGGTGCAGGAGATTGCGGGGCATGTACGATCCTTGTGGACGGTAAAAACATGCTCGCCTGCCTAATGCTTGCTCCGCAGCTTGAGGGTCGGCATATTATAACCATAGAAGGAATGGGAACACAGGAGAACATGCACCCCCTGCAGAAGGCATTTATAGAATACGGCGCCGTACAGTGCGGATTCTGCACCCCAGGTATGGTCATGGCAGCAGCAGGTCTTCTTACAACAAATCCGCAGCCTGATAGAACAGAAATACAGGAGTCCTTAAGCGGCAATCTTTGCCGTTGTACCGGTTACCTCAAGATTGTGGAAGCCGTAGAAGAAGCAGCACGAAAAATTAATACCCGGGGACAAGATTCGGTACAGGGAATTTCATTTGAACCGCTCAATCAGCTCAAACCGTTTGAAGTGGAGAAGGGTAAGTGTCAAACCGATGCAACAGCGTTTCTGCCCGAAACATACGATGAGGTCTGGCACATGCTTGAAGGTAAGCCGGATGCACTTCTATATGCCGGCGGCACAGACCTCCTTGTAAAATTAAGAGCTTCTCATACATTGCACAATACTGCCCTTGTATGTCTGGAGCGAATAGAAGAGCTTAAGAACGTATATGAAAGCGCAGGCCAATTATTTATCGGGGCTTGCTGCACACACAGTCAGCTGCTTTTAAACCCCATTATTCAACAAAAGTTCCCCGTACTCATAAAGGCTTTAAAATCATTGGGTTCGCCTCCAATTAGAAACATGGGTACAATTGGCGGCAATATCTGCACAGCTTCCCCGGCAGGCGATACCCTGCCGCCGTTATACGTACTGGATGCTGAAGTGGAAATACGCTCTGAAAGTCAATCCCGTCGCATCCCGATAAAGGATTTTATCATCGGTCCCGGAAAAACAGCACTGAAAAAAGGTGAGATATTATACGGTCTATGGCTGGAAAGCAACAACAACTATAACATTCATCACTATGAAAAGGTAGGGCAACGCCGGTCTCTCGCAATATCTATTGCAAGCCTTGCAGCTCTTTTAAAGACTAATGAAACAGGAATTGTGAAAAAAGCCAGATTTGCCTGGGGAAGTGTAGGCCCCACAGTTGTAACATCTGAAGATGCAGAAGCATCCCTTATTGGGAAGCCTTTAACTGAAGAGACGCTGAAGGCTTTAATACCCTTTATTGAAAAGGCTCTCACCCCGATTGACGATATACGGGCAAGCGCAGCATACAGGCGGGTTGTTGCAGGAAATCTGCTGCTCCGCATCTCCGGATAAAGAATGGAGCAAAAACAAGGACTATTTACAAAAGAGTTCATTGCTTTAAATACCATTTTCCTGTTCGCTGCTGCTGTGATGGCCGTATTTTTTCAGTTTCAGAACTATCTTCAGTCATTAGGCATTGCCTTTGCCTGGTTCGGATTTATCATGGGAGCAGATTCTCTGGCAAGTTTTGTTCTCCAGCCTTTTCTCTCTGTATATCTGAACGCTAAAAATTCCAGGAAATGGCTGTTTATAAGCATATCCGGAATGGCTGTTATGCTGTTTTCCTACAAATTTGCTTTAGACCTTCCGTCGCTCATTGCAGTCCGCATACTGCACGGCGCTGCCTTTGTATGCCTTATGTCTGCAATCGTGGCAATGATGGTCAACTATATACCTTCAGAAAAAAGCGGACAGGCCTTCGGGCTCGTATCCGTCGTAAGGCTCGTTCCTTACTCGATAGTACCGCCTCTATTAACAGCAACAAATAAAACACCGGCAGATTTTCAGGCAACCTTGATATACAGCTCAATCCTCATGATCTTTTCCTTATCTCTTGCGTATCAGATTAAACCTTCTCAGTCAGTCGGTCAGGACTGCCACAGCGATCAACATGGCATAAACATGAAGAGATTGTTCGACAATATAAAAGATAGAAAAATTGCTGTTCTATTTGCTGTTAATCTTTTATTGTACAGTGCATATACGATTATCTTTTTTTTCATAAAAGAATACGGTCACAGAAAAGGCATAGAAAACCCCGGTTATTTCTTCACAATTGCAACAGTTGTTATGATAGGAATCAGACTGATTGGCGGGACATTTTTTGACAGGCTTAATAAAGCAACCATTACAGGACTCTCTATGGCCGGACTTGCAGTCTGTTATGCACTGGTTGCTCATATATTCAGCGAAGGCATGTTTTATGTCCTTGCCTTTTTCATCGGCCTCGGATGGGGTATAGTAATGCCTCTTCTTAACGCATTGATCTTTGATTTTTCCCCTCCTGCCTTCAGAGCAACTAATCTTAATCTCTCCCTTGTAGTAATGCAGGGCGGATTTTTTATCGGACCCTTCATCGGGGGCATTATAATAGGCCGTTGGGGCTACAATACTATTTTCTACCTCTGTGCTTTGCTGAGCTTTTTTGCTGCTGCACTTATGCATATAACCATGAAAAGGAGATCCTTATGACACAGGAGGGACTTCAAATTGACCTGATAGAATCCAACCAGTCTTTTATGATCGACGCCTTCCGGCCCGAAGACGCCCCTGGTGTGGCAAGGCTTTTCAGGGCAGTCTATGGCGAAGGGTATCCGGTGAAACTCGTATATAATCCGGACTTGCTCATCAATGCCTTTAATACCCTTGAAAATATACCTGTCGTGGCCCGGACATCGAAGGGCGATCTGGTGGCATATGAAGCAATTTACCGCTCCTGCCCAAACCCGCTAGTCTATGAAGCCGGCCAGGGTCTGGTGCTGCCTGCATACCGGCAACACAATATTATTAACAAAATAAATCAATATGTTTGTGAAGTTATGGCCCCGGGGATGGATATTGATGCTGTTTTCGGGGAAGCTGTCTGCAATAACATTTATATGCAGAAGTCATGGCAGGTCTTTGCTAACATTACAACTGCCCTTGAAGTTGACCTTATGCCCGCCGAGACATATGTGAAAGAACACAGTGCGTCCGGAAGGGTTGCCTGTCTGCTTATGTTCAGGAATTATCGTTCCAGGCCCCAAACTGTTTATGTACCGACTGTGTATAAAGATGCGCTGGAATACATATACACACAGATAGATGATAAACGAACCCTTATGACCGCACCAGAAAAACCGGGAGGAGGATTGTCTACAGAGATTAAAAAACAGGTTTTCGACTCTGCAAAAGTAGTACGTCTGACAGTGCATGAAGCTGGTGAAGATTTCCCAGAGGCATTCGACAAAGAGCTAATTGACATAACAGATCAGGGCATCGTTGTTGTACAGGTCTGGCTAAAGCTCTCCTGGCCATGGGTCGGCGGCATTGTAGAACACCTTAGAACAAGAGGCTATTTCCTCGGAGGTGTATTGCCCGGATGGTTCGGTACAGATGGCCTTCTCATGCAGAAGATTATGGGAAAACCCAATTGGGAAGGCATCCAGCTTTACAGTGAACATGCAAAGGAAATTATGAGAATCGTAAAGGACGACTGGTCTTCTCAAACAATTAATAAATGAAAGGGGTAAGCATTGAAAAGTTACAGAAAAGAATTGTGGTTCAACATTCCTGAAAGGCGGGGCTTCATAAACATTACCGGGCAAGTAGCAGAGTGTATCCGGGAAAGCGGGATAACAGAAGGATTAATACTCATAAATGCGATGCATATTACAGCCTCTGTTTTTATTAATGACGATGAATCCGGCCTCCATCACGACCTTGATCGCTGGCTTGAAGGATTGGCTCCACATGAGCCGGTCTCTCAGTACCGGCATAACGTTGGTGAAGATAATGCCGATGCCCACCTTAAGCGGTCGGTTATGGGAAGAGAGACAGTTGTGGCCGTCACGAAAGGAAAATTGGACTTCGGACCCTGGGAACAGATTTTTTATGGTGAGTTTGATGGAAGACGGAAAAAACGTGTCCTCATCAAGATTATAGGAGAGTAAAAACGGCAGGCAGCTTTATAGGGGTAGTCGGCCAGTATTTCTTCAATGGTGTAGCCTGCCCCGATCTGCCCCACAATCATACCGACGGTGACACGCATTCCGAGGATGCACGCCTTGCCTCCCATCATATCCGGCTGCTGGGTGATATGATCCAGTGTTACCATTACACCCTCCTTTATTAAAACTCATTGAAATTGTAGACGAATAAGAATATTATTTCAGGAACTATCATGGTTGTTGTTCAGCCCTGTTGTAAACTTTCAACAAGGACCCCGATGTCTTTTTCGGAAGATATGAATATTCTTTTTTCCAGAGCAAACTGTCTGGCCTCTTTTGTAAAACCGGCTTTCGAAACATACCAGTATGTATCTGCCAGAGGTAAAGCCTTTTTTAAGAATCTTTCTATTTCTTTCAGCCCAGCAGCCTTGCCTTTCCATTTTACCTCAACTGCCCATTTGCCCTTTTTAGTGATGGCAAGTATATCGATCTCTATTTTCCCATCTGTCGAGATGTATCGCTTGAGCTTTGTAAAACCCGGCAGGATGATCCTTTCTGTTAAACCAAACAATGCCCCATCTATTTCCTGCCCTGAGAATTGCTTCATAATATTCATTACGGATTCTTCCTTCATTCTTCCAAGCTCTTCCGATACGCGCTGATATTTTTTATCCAACTCTTCTATTATCGACATAAGGTCTTTCTCTTTAGGAAAATCAGAAACCTCGACGCCGTTCTGCACATAGGCAACCCAGTATTTCAGTATAGGATCAAAGTAATAATATTTTCGTTCCTTTTCAAAGAGAAGTCCGATATCCTGGAGTGCTTTCAGATTGATTCGTATGGGCCCCTGGCTCATCTTCAATGCTCTTGCCAGTTCTGACTGCGTCATGGGGGTATCGTTTGTCGCTACAATATCCAGTAACGATTTTAATACTCCATATCCCCTCGCCCTCTGGAGAGAAACGTTATAAAGGTACGTGCAGTATGAGTGAATAAGGCCGCCCGGTGAAAGCACCTCCGAGATAAAGGCACGTTTAACAAGCATATCTGACAGAACCTCCCCTCTATCCAGAAAAAGGATAGCCTTCCTGAGTATCCGGACGAGGTAGAAGGGATTACCTGTACTGTAATAATGGAAGAGACCTGTGAGCCTGTTATCAACATCGGGAATGAATTTATTGATAAGTTCGCCGGATTCTTCCCGTGTATACGGTTTTATGGGAAGATGAGAGAACTGATTGAACAATGGGCTTGCACTGTCCCTTGTGATATTCTCCATCTCTGAAATAATCGAACCGCTGATACAATAAGTAACGTGGTCTACCCTGTCCTTTACACTGCGAAAGATTTTCAAGATGTTTTTCATCTGATCGAAGTTGGTAAGATTTACTATTTCCTGGAACTCGTCGAGAGAAACGATAACTCTCTTCCCGGTAAAGCGGGCAAGTGTGCCTGAGAAGTTGAAACATTCCTGGAGGAGTCTCTGTCTGTCCGGTTTGGCCTTTTCAAGTTCAGCAGTTACGGGCATGAGGGCATCCCTTAATTCCTTGTCCTGTATCTCGAAGATAAGGGAAGGCAGGTGAAGGTATGTAACGGGGAGCCTGCTGCCCTTGGTGTAATACCAGTAAACGTGCCATCCGATGAATTTAAGGGCAAAGTCCTCCGGTGTCTCCGATATTTCTTCTAGGTTAATATAAACAGGGAGAACACCTTCGTCATCCATATGCCTTTTCATGAACTCTTTGATGAGCATGGTTTTCCCGATACGTCTCAGCCCCGATATATGGACATCAACGGGTTTACCGGAAAAAAGGTGCTCGTCCATCAGGGAAAGCTCGTTCTTTCTCCCTGAAAATATTTCCTGATCATCTTTCCTGTAAAAATATTCAAGCATATATCACCCATTTAGGATTAATGTCATATGGGTTAATTTAATATATATTAATGAAGTTTGTCAATAAAGAAAAAAACAGGTTCTTTTCCGGTATTATCCCCAAAAAACCACTCATAACCCTAATTGATCGCTTATGCCTTTCATGGCATTTACGCAAATCTCCACAAATTCATCCAGCGGTATTCCGATTTTTTCACATTCCATAATATTGTCCCTGTTAACAGATGCTGCGAAAGCTTTTTCCTTCATCCTTTTTGTTACGGATTTAGGTTTTACACTTGTAATCTTCTTGTCCGGATACACGAGGGTTGTCGCAATAATAAGGCCTGTGAGGGTTTCTCCTGCTGCAAGGGCATGCTGTAATTCCGTGTGCCGTTCTTTACCCGTCAGCGCTTCGTTATGCATCACTATGGCTTCTACGATTTCAGGATCAATACCTTTTTCATTAAGGATTTTTTCAGTTTCGATACCATGGACACTTAAATCACCATTGACAAGCTCTATATCAAGGTCATGCAGCAGTCCCGCAAGACCCCATTTTTCTTCATCTCTGCCCAATCTATTTGCCAGCGCCCTCATCACCGCCTCAGAGGCATAACTGTGGCTCAGCATCTTTTCATTTTTTACATATTTATTGAGTAACTCAATTGCCTCATTTCTTGACATAGTCATATTTATTCCTCCAATGCGGTATTTTTATTTTTTATAAATTGCACTTTCTATTAATTATAATATGAAGATAAAGCTTTGACCTTACCGGCCCACCCCGATATCGGTGTTATAAACGCTCAGGTGCAAACATTTTCTTCAATTTCTTATGCACCAAGCGCCTTTAACGCCTTCGGTATTGTATCCGCCGGGCTGATTTTGTAAAAAGCTTCAATAATAAGCCCTTTTTCATCAATGAGAAAAGATGAGCGAATAATACCGTATGACTTTTTGCCGTACATATTCTTCTCGCCCCAGATGCCGTATGCCTCGGCAACCTCATGGTCTGGATCTGAAAGAAGGTCATATTCCAGCCCGTTCTTTTCTGCGAACCGTTTCTGTGCTGATGGTAAATCAGGGCTGATCCCTAAGGGCACAACGTTTATTTCCGACAGACGCATCCCGGCGTCTCTTACGCTCGCGGCCTGGACAGTTCAGCCAGAAGTACCTGCTTTAGGATAAAAGAATATGAGCACCTTCCTGCCTGAAAAATCCGACAGTTTTCTTATGATATTGTCCTGGTTCGGCAATTCAATAAATGGGGCCTTATCGCCTGCTTTAAGTTTTATCATGGATTTCCTCCTATCAGTATAAAAGGTTAGCGTTTAAGCCTTGTTTCTCTATACATTTTTCTCTGTTTCCGGCAGCTTTCCTACCGCAGCCATATAAATGACCGTTTCCTCAATACCGTCAAGTCCCAGAAATCCGTTCACTTCATCATCAAAGAATGCGCCGACGGCACAAACACCAAAACCAAGGGCTTCCCCGGCAAGATAAAGATTCTGGGCAATATGTCCTGCGTCAAGATAGATATAACGGTATGCCCTCTCCCGGTATTTCCATTTTGCCCTGGCGAGTACAGCAGACCATATAAATGTAACCTGTGCGCCGGCAACCATGTCCTGCCCGAGGGCCGCCTCGGCAAGCCCCTTTGAAAAATT includes the following:
- a CDS encoding xanthine dehydrogenase family protein molybdopterin-binding subunit, whose product is MTNKQEYLQIGKTTPRADAFTKVTGKEKYAADYYGETFLWAGVKRAGVPHAVLKSINTQKAQNIPGVAAVLTYRDIPGINRIGIIRKDQPVLADIKICHCGEPLALVLAENKDVLMQAIQDISFDYELLPGIFDAEEALGGKAPRVHEDNSEGNLIKAVSVETGLGADAIKGCDATVEGIFNMPIQEHAYLETEAGWAYQGADGGIVIVASTQTPFRDRFEIAPVLGIDMEKIRVIAPYLGGAFGGKDGITVQCLLGLAILHSQGRPVKMWWSREESFLAGVKRLSARMHYRLGANFAGELQALECRLYYNGGAYASLGGEIMTLGAEHAGSAYRIPNVSIKGWCVYTNNPVGGPFRGFGVPQVTAAMEQMMDILAGKLNMDPLALRLKNVVARGERNCLGVTLTHSVGAAQCLETIRHHPLWKDKHQWKKDAGPHKIRGVGIACMGHAMGYPPVVPDQATAKIEITDNGKIRVYAGVADMGQGNASTYVQIAGHILRQDPSVMELVLPDTARTLPSGSSSASRTTYTYGNALVGAAHTLKKHISRQASALIEGSTADEFMLEPGCIIHIPSERSIPLIDIARLLDDSERVCTDSFRMPVAQEKLDIIYMGPHLIYSYGAHLAYVEIDTLTGSIEVKTYLAATDAGKVLNPQAYEQQIQGAIAQGIGYALTEAFQIRDGLIMTENLATYTIPTSMDVPEIISIPVEIEEESGPFGMKGVGEIAMSGPVPVIANAIADGCGIRIFSAPFTGEKILTMLIDNKNNRCSH
- a CDS encoding FAD binding domain-containing protein; the protein is MKISFILNNQNIAIEADPRTRVIDILREDVHMTGTKEGCGAGDCGACTILVDGKNMLACLMLAPQLEGRHIITIEGMGTQENMHPLQKAFIEYGAVQCGFCTPGMVMAAAGLLTTNPQPDRTEIQESLSGNLCRCTGYLKIVEAVEEAARKINTRGQDSVQGISFEPLNQLKPFEVEKGKCQTDATAFLPETYDEVWHMLEGKPDALLYAGGTDLLVKLRASHTLHNTALVCLERIEELKNVYESAGQLFIGACCTHSQLLLNPIIQQKFPVLIKALKSLGSPPIRNMGTIGGNICTASPAGDTLPPLYVLDAEVEIRSESQSRRIPIKDFIIGPGKTALKKGEILYGLWLESNNNYNIHHYEKVGQRRSLAISIASLAALLKTNETGIVKKARFAWGSVGPTVVTSEDAEASLIGKPLTEETLKALIPFIEKALTPIDDIRASAAYRRVVAGNLLLRISG
- a CDS encoding MFS transporter — translated: MEQKQGLFTKEFIALNTIFLFAAAVMAVFFQFQNYLQSLGIAFAWFGFIMGADSLASFVLQPFLSVYLNAKNSRKWLFISISGMAVMLFSYKFALDLPSLIAVRILHGAAFVCLMSAIVAMMVNYIPSEKSGQAFGLVSVVRLVPYSIVPPLLTATNKTPADFQATLIYSSILMIFSLSLAYQIKPSQSVGQDCHSDQHGINMKRLFDNIKDRKIAVLFAVNLLLYSAYTIIFFFIKEYGHRKGIENPGYFFTIATVVMIGIRLIGGTFFDRLNKATITGLSMAGLAVCYALVAHIFSEGMFYVLAFFIGLGWGIVMPLLNALIFDFSPPAFRATNLNLSLVVMQGGFFIGPFIGGIIIGRWGYNTIFYLCALLSFFAAALMHITMKRRSL
- a CDS encoding secondary thiamine-phosphate synthase enzyme YjbQ; its protein translation is MKSYRKELWFNIPERRGFINITGQVAECIRESGITEGLILINAMHITASVFINDDESGLHHDLDRWLEGLAPHEPVSQYRHNVGEDNADAHLKRSVMGRETVVAVTKGKLDFGPWEQIFYGEFDGRRKKRVLIKIIGE
- a CDS encoding DUF433 domain-containing protein; translated protein: MVTLDHITQQPDMMGGKACILGMRVTVGMIVGQIGAGYTIEEILADYPYKAACRFYSPIILMRTRFFRLPSNSP
- a CDS encoding ATP-binding protein, which codes for MLEYFYRKDDQEIFSGRKNELSLMDEHLFSGKPVDVHISGLRRIGKTMLIKEFMKRHMDDEGVLPVYINLEEISETPEDFALKFIGWHVYWYYTKGSRLPVTYLHLPSLIFEIQDKELRDALMPVTAELEKAKPDRQRLLQECFNFSGTLARFTGKRVIVSLDEFQEIVNLTNFDQMKNILKIFRSVKDRVDHVTYCISGSIISEMENITRDSASPLFNQFSHLPIKPYTREESGELINKFIPDVDNRLTGLFHYYSTGNPFYLVRILRKAILFLDRGEVLSDMLVKRAFISEVLSPGGLIHSYCTYLYNVSLQRARGYGVLKSLLDIVATNDTPMTQSELARALKMSQGPIRINLKALQDIGLLFEKERKYYYFDPILKYWVAYVQNGVEVSDFPKEKDLMSIIEELDKKYQRVSEELGRMKEESVMNIMKQFSGQEIDGALFGLTERIILPGFTKLKRYISTDGKIEIDILAITKKGKWAVEVKWKGKAAGLKEIERFLKKALPLADTYWYVSKAGFTKEARQFALEKRIFISSEKDIGVLVESLQQG
- a CDS encoding HD domain-containing protein encodes the protein MTMSRNEAIELLNKYVKNEKMLSHSYASEAVMRALANRLGRDEEKWGLAGLLHDLDIELVNGDLSVHGIETEKILNEKGIDPEIVEAIVMHNEALTGKERHTELQHALAAGETLTGLIIATTLVYPDKKITSVKPKSVTKRMKEKAFAASVNRDNIMECEKIGIPLDEFVEICVNAMKGISDQLGL
- the bcp gene encoding thioredoxin-dependent thiol peroxidase — encoded protein: MIKLKAGDKAPFIELPNQDNIIRKLSDFSGRKVLIFFYPKAGTSGUTVQAASVRDAGMRLSEINVVPLGISPDLPSAQKRFAEKNGLEYDLLSDPDHEVAEAYGIWGEKNMYGKKSYGIIRSSFLIDEKGLIIEAFYKISPADTIPKALKALGA